The genomic stretch CGGAAGTCGAGATGATAATATGCTGCCTGTTTTGAATAATGATAAGAAAATGCTGTATTACGCTCGGCTAACGAAGCTGGGGGAAAAACAAGAAATAGCGATCACCCTGCAAGACGTCGCAGAAGTCATGTTCACCAGCACCCGACACTGCCGCACCCAGCTAAACGAATTGCGCGATTTAGGTTGGTTAGAGTGGACGCCAAAGGCTGGACGTAATCAGCGGTCAACGCTCTGTCTGCATTATGCCATCGATGAGTTAAAAGCAGAACTTGCACAGCAGCTGATTGCGATTGGTAAATACGAGAAAGCATTGGCACTGATAGACCATGACCAAGTGTTATTTGGGCGCTTATTGCAAAATACATCGGGTGCAGTACAGCGTGAAGGTCGGTTACATATTCAGCTAACTTATGGCCGTTCTTTTGCTGCGCTACTGCCACATATCGCATTAAGAAACAGCGAACGCTTTCTGTTACGTCAGGTGTATTGTTGCTTAGTACAATGCGATAAAGATGGCATTATTACACCACAGTTAGCTCATCATTGGGTATATAACGCAGAACAACTGCGTTGGCGTTTCTACTTACGCCCTGCGCTGACCTTTCATGATGGCAGTACCATTAATGCCGAACAGGTAGCTGAATTATTTAATCGTCTAAAGCGACTGCCGACCTACAACACTGAACTGGCACATGTAAGTCATATCACCGCGATAAACCCACTGTGTATTGATGTTCAATTAGACCAACCCGATCCTGGCCTTGCTGGCCTGCTTGCAGATGTGAAATACTCGATTCAGCCCTACTTTCAGCTACAATCACAGCTACAATCTCACTTACATGCTTACCCGAACTCGCAGTCTAATAGCGCGAAGGCGATTGTCGGCAGTGGTGCGTTTAGAGTACAAGAGCATACACAACAGTATTTACGCTTACAGGCTTACGACAACTATTACAGCCATCGCGCACTCACTGATACAGTGACGATATGGCAAGTGACACCACCACAGACTAACGCGCCCTGTACCACTGAGATACAAGCTAATGTGGTACAAAAAACCAGTCAGATCCGCTCTAATTATGCTGCTAATGGCCTAATACAGGGAAGCAGCCTTGAGCAGGTAAGCAGTCTGGAGCAAGAAATTGACAATCAAGCTCAAAAAAGCAGAATCGAATATGGCTGTTTGCTCGCGATGATTAACAGCAGAGCAAATCTTTCTTTACTGCAGCGTAAATACCTCAGCCAACTCCTCACCGCAGATAAACTGATGGCCGAATTAAAACGATCAGACAATCCAATTGAAGCGATCCCAGCATACAATCTACTGTCTAGCTGGTTAAAAGTCATCTCGATAGGCACCGCAGAGCAACCTTTACCGAGCAAACTGACCATTGCCATATTCGAGCACCATACGCTAAAGGAATGCGCTCAGGCGATGGTTAAGTTACTTAAACAAGCTGATATTGAGTGTGAGGTGAACGTCTATTCTTTTGAGGAACTCGTACAAAAAGCCAGTACCAATAACTTAACTGAAGACCTGATATTGATAAGCTTGGATTTGGACGACAACCTACCGACTTCGGTATTTCACTGGATGTTATCGAATGCGATCCTTAATCAAAGCCTATCTGCAGAAGCCAGTGATTGGCTGCAAACCAAGTTAATCAACATTCGCCAACAGCAGCAATTAACCAACTACCTTACCGAGTTGGAATCGATTAGCACGGCGATGATCACAGAACACTGGATGATACCTATGCTCCATCACAAACAGACGCTGTATTTCCAAGGCGTACTCAAAGGCGTGTCGATAAATGTCTGGGGTTGGCCTGATATACAAGATGTGTGGTCTGAAGAATTGATTAACATCTAATGCCGTTCGGCTTTAAATAATGGCTTAAAATAGCAACGTTAAAGAACTGAATGAAAGGGCTTCATACTAGCCCTTTCATTCTTGTCATTTTTCGGGTGAGTATATGCTGCATCGCAAATATTAAAATAAATGGAATAGCCTCAGACAAAATAATATTACCTCGGAAAGTAAAAGAGAGTCCAAAAGCACAAATAGCTGTAAATAAGAGTAAGAGTGAACACTTATTTATGTTTTGTTTATCCGGCGAATCAACGCCAATAAAACCTTGAGGACTAAGTAACATACTGCCCAAACCAACCATGACTACCCATATCAACATACCTGATGCATGGAGTTCGGCATAAATTTCATTTAGCCAAAACTGCTCGCTAACAATAGCCATAGCAGCACTGATTAGATACAAATTAACACCAAGAAAGATGCGACTAAGATTTATTTTCTGGGTAATCAAAAAGAGTGTCGCCAAAAATGCAACGACACCACTGATTAAAAATGCGCGGTTCCAATCTTCAACAGTATCAAGGTCCATATATCTGATGTAAAAAACAAAAACTGATAATGGAATTGCCTCAAATAACTTCATACAATGATCCCTATTCTATTTTAAGCTTCATGCCTACTAATTTAATGAAGACTACTATAAATGCAAAATATCCATGCTGTTATTTTTAATTTGTAAGGCATTGTATTTATAAGATATAAGTCACATGACATCCATCACGACAATAACTGAGTTAAGCTGCTTGATCTTGCTTAGATAACATCTGATTGATGAACAAAACGCCAACGAAGCGCGATTGGGTGCGAGTCGCCAAGAAATGGCGATGCGTGCACGACGGTTAGTCGATTTATAACGAAGAATAACGTCTTGAACGATTAATCACATGCCTGAATAGCGACAAACATAACTAATACCAGTAAATACCGTGTCGTTTCTTTCATAATTTACAATCTCCTTTGATGATGATTATGGCTATGACGATTACTATTTCGACTGTTCACTTTCACGTTTAACCAGCACAAAGGTCAGATACATCTTCGTTGGTAACGAGAACGCAAAGCCTAAAGCAATACAGCCCGCACAGATCATAATACCTGTCACGCCATGCTGTTGAGTGAAATCTGTGTACGATAAAAGATAGTGACCGAGCAGTATTAGCGAGATACCAATAACAATAAATACTTTCAAAATGCGGATAAGCTTTTTATCTGTCATATCACTACAGCCATAATGGATTAAATTACCAATACCACTATTGTTCCGCTAACTGAAAATGCACCTTATGATCTAGCTCAAACTATATCAATGTAGGTATGCAGTAAAGACTAATTCGAGACTTAGGTCAAGCAACCCCGGAACAACTGTGCCCAACGTTATGTATTACTTTCATAAAACCCTGCTTATTCCATTAAGGTATAAGCTAGTTCCACTTTAGAATAAATACACCAATAGCACAAATTGCGATTGAATACTTTGATTCACATCAGTATATTGATAATATAATTTATTGAAACACTAAGGTAATTAAAGATGATGACACTGATCTTCGGCTTATATTTGGTAAGCATGCTATTGGCATTAAAAGGAAAACGAGAATGGTCATTTTATAGCTTTGCACTTTCGCTTGTCGTTAGCGCATTTTGGCTTTCACACCATGCAACTGACGCGTTAGAAATCTTACTTTAGGAAAACATCATGACGAATAATTTATCTCGCCAGCTAAATGCATTAGGTGCACTGGCATTATCAATAGTACTTGGGTATGCATTCTATTCACAAATTGTAGAAGATATTCTCGCTTGCCCACTGTGTTTACTACAACGTGTTGGCTTTATTGCGGTTTTATTTGGCTTATTCTGTAACGTAATTTTTGGTCCGCGAATGGTGCATTACAGCGGCATGATTATCAGCGCTATTTTCGGTGCAGCCGTCGCATTACGTCAAATGTCACTGCATGTGATCCCCGGTACTCCAGGCTATGGCGCGCCTTTCTTAGGTATGCACTTTTATACATGGGCATTCATCACATTCGTCATTATCATTTTTGGTACAGCGATAATGATGGCCTTTTCAGCTCAATATGAAAAAGTAAAATACATTCCTTTTTCAATGCAGGGTAATATCGCAAAAATAGCGATTATCATGGTACTTCTAGTGACAGCAGCAAATATGCTGAATGCGTTCGCTGAATGTGGACCATTTGAATGTCCAGGTGACCCAGTGAGTTACTGGCTATTCCGTTAAGTCTGAAGTAGGTGTGGTGTCTTGATGTTATGTCTTAATATTATAGCATTGAGGCACAAATAGAGGGTGGTGAGCGCGATTAAACGCGCCCCACTTGATATTATGTAAGCTCTAGCCTTTAAGCTCGCTGATGGTTTTAGCACCGCTTCGAGTTTTCACTTTTAAAGTATCTAACTCGGTACCCAAATCTGCAACATGGAAACCAACGCTAAATTTATTACTCGGAAGATATTGATGCTTCACGCTAAACTTACTCAGTAATAAACCCATGTTGCTTTCTGGCATCAGCTTAGCAATCACAACACCAAATAAAGCAAACATTTCACCGCCATCAGAATCTATCTCTTCGACACTTTTAATCGCTGTAACTTTGCAAAAAGTGCTAACTCGTCGCGTACTTGTTACTACACAAACGATACTGCCTTCTTTGAGCTCGTTCCAAGCTGCATTTTTAGCGCTAGCTAACTGCTTTTCTGAAATGTCAAAAATGACATCGGATTCTGTTGGATAACATTTTTTATAATTTTTATCATGTATATTATTTAGCAAAAACATGTCTATGTCCTAGTTATATACAAGGCTGTTACGCAATAAGCCTAGAGTAATATGAATAAATTGTTGTTATTTCTGCCGCATCAAAAATGAAATGGGAGATTTAAGGATAGTGTCTTTCGTATTACCCTACATTAACATAGCTTTGCTTGCTACGGCTATGGGAGTGTCTACCGTTAGTAAACTTAGTTGCTATGTGGGTTATTTGAGTGAATCGAGCAAGAATAAAGCAAGAATAAAGCAAGAATAAAGCAAGAATAAAGCAAGAATAAAGCAAAGCATTAGACATACATAAAGTAAGCAGAACCTAATAACCTTGCAAATAAGCTAATTTTTTGCGGCAATCAAGGTATTAATCTGCTCAAGAACTTGGCGCAGTATATCATCATCCATATTTAAGAGATTATCACCGACATACCATTCAAGGTATGACTGATTAGGCAGTGCGCTTTGTTTTGGGTTACCGATCCAAATGCTGTATTCTTTGGCCAACATATCACGTAACTCACTCGCATCAGCTTTGCTCAACGGTAAATGCAGGTGCAGCATGTTTGCCTGTGGGGCTCGCGGATTTGCGGTGATATGGTTACATTCAGACAACATTTGATAAAGTGTTTTAGTGCGCTGAAATAATGCCGGCATTGCAGCTAATCGTTCATCGAACTGCATCGCAGCGGCAATCACATAAGGCGAACGTTGATACACGCTCCCACCTTGTCTGTGCATCCACACTGACGCTTCAGCAATGAAGTCTTTATCACCCAACAATAATGAACCACCTAAGCCATTCACGCCTTTATATAAGGAGACATAAGCAGAGTTAAACCCTTGAGCAATTTCTTGATAGGATTTTTCATAATACGCGGCGGCTTCCCATAAGCGAGCGCCGTCCATATGCAAATGAATATCCTGTTCACGACAATAGGTTTTGATCTCATTCAGTGCATCAAACGCGGGCAGCTGCCCACCAATTTCACGCATAGGTAATTCATAAAGCACAGCGCCTAACTTGTCAGGAATGCGTTTAAGATCATCCACCAGCCATGGTGTATACGGCGAACCAACGGGTAAGGCATTGAATCGGTTTTGCATCTGATAACCTTGCGACTCCCACAAGGTTATATGACTAGACTGATGCAGCGCAACATTAAAGCAGTGTCGTGACTGACAGGCTAGTTGCAACGCGGTTGGCTGAGTCATGGTGCCCGTGATAACGAACAATCCCGCTTCAAAGCCAAGTAGATCTGCCACTTTTTGTTCAAAGCCTTGAATAAGCTCACCTTCGCCATAAACATCATGTTTGACGTTATGCTCGCGGCACCACAGCGCCATCGTTTCAAACACTTCAGCGGGCTCAGGCTGGTGATTACCGGGTAACACAAATTTGCATTCGTTTTGCATACTTCTTCCTTAAATACTGCAGATGTCTCAACTTACTGTTTTTAGGTAGCGAGTGCAAATGGCTGCATTGAAATATGACTTACTAGCGATTTTATTATCAAATTATTAATTAAAACAACAAGTCCAGATATTATTATCTATCATATAATAGTGAATCAGACTCATGGATCAGGGGCTGTTTTAATATTCATGACACTATTTTGAGGCTTCTATGATAGAAAAAGCGCAGTTCTCCAATCACTTGTTTCATCCAAAATTCTGGTTACTGTGGTTTTTTGCCGGTTTGGTACGACTAACCCTATTACTGCCTTTAGACAAACAAATGAAAATGGGCGCAAGCATCGGTCGTTTAATTAAAAAACTGATTAGTCGTCGCGTTAAGATCGCGCAACGTAATTTAGAGCTATGTTTCCCTGATATGCCAGCAGCAGAACAAGCACAATTGTTAGATCGTAACGTCGAAGAGATCGGCAAAGCTATCTTCGATATTGCCAATGCTTGGTGGTGGTCGGATGAAAAAGTGCAGCGTCACATGACCATCAAAGGTCAAGAACATATAGACAAGACGCTCAGCGAAGGTCATGGCATTGTGTTGTTTGCCGTACACTGCTTACCATTGGAAATGGGTGCGCGTATATTTGGTCAATTCCATCCCGGTGTTGGTGTTTACCGCCCACATAAAAATCCAGCAATGGAGTACATGCAGGTTAAAGGCCGACTCAGATCGAATAAAGCACTCGTACCTAAACGTGATTTGAGACAGATGGTACGTTGCCTGCGTAAATCAGACGTTATTTGGTATACCGCAGATCAAGATTTCGGACGTTCGAGCGCAACCTTTGTGCCCTTCTTCGCAGTGCCTGATGCCGCAACCATCACTGGCGCAAGTACCCTAGCACGTTTGGGGAAAGCCAAAGTATTGCCATTCAGCGTAGTACGTAATGCTGATGATAAGGGTTATACCATCGAAATATTACCGCCGTTAGAGGACTTCCCAAGCAAGGATGAAGTCGCTGACACTAAACGAGGTAATGCCATTATCGAGCAGATCATTAATAAAGAACGCGCTCAGTATATGTGGTTACATCGACGCTTTAAAACCCGTCCAGATCCAGATTCGCCGTCTGTTTATAAATAATATTATCAGCCAAAATGAAAAATGCTTCTCAGCTATATCTTGTATATAAGTTAACTGAAAAGCATTTAGTAAAGTTAATACTGACTCACTACACGTCAATAATCACTTCGGGGTCAAAGTGCTATATTAGTGCTACCTAAGTACGATCAACGGCACTCGACTGTTTTCAATCATGCGGATGGTGTTACTTCCCAAGAAAAAGTTTCTTACCTTAGAGTGAGCAAACGCCCCCATCACCACCAGCTGGATCTCGTTACGCTGTTTGTAATCCATCAGCACGGTAGAGATATCGCCTTTCAGGTACGTCGCCATCACATCAAAGCCTTCAGCAGTGAGTCGTGCTTGAGCCTGTTCAAATTTTTGCTTTTGGGCTTTATCACTGTTTTCAACAGTTACTAAGTGACACGTCATGCCCTTGAGTAAACCACCTTCGATGATGCGTTGCACTGCTTTGTCTGCGGTTTCACAACCGTCATAAGCCAACATAAAGTTAGTTGGTTCGGTGAAGTCCTGCGGTGCAATCACAATTGGTGTATGTACTTGGCGGATCAAGGTTTCAATATGTGAACCCAAGGCTTTAAAATCATCTTGATGACCATTGCCAGAGCGCCCAACCACCATTAAACGTGCATCTGTTTCTAAACCAACTAATGCTTCGACAAAGTCACCGTGTCGCTGCAGTGGTTCAATGTCCGTTAGCCCTGCAGAATTAGCTCTATCCACCGCATGGCCGAGCATTTCATTGCCCAATTGGATCGCCATTTTGCCGCGCTGTTCATCGAGTTCCGTCATTTGATTAAGCAACGCCGAGCGCGCCCCTAAACCAATCGTGCCACTAAAATCATCGGCGCCATGTTGCGGTTTTTTCTCAATGCTGTGTAAAAATACAATGCCATTACCCAAACGTTTTGACGCCCAGATAGCAGTATCACAAACAGCTTGAGCCAATTTAGACCCATCAATTCCAGCTATTATTTTTTTCATATTGTTATTAATTGTGTTATTAATTGTGTTATTAACGGTGTTGTTCATAGTCGTCTCCTTAGTGGCCAGCCATCATTTTTTCAACAGCAGCGGGATCATTATGAATGGCAAATTTATCAATTACGGTGGCAGTGGCATCACTCATGCCGACAATATTCACGGTTGCACCTTCACGGCGGAACTTGATCACCACTTTATCGAGTGCACCAACGGCGCTGATATCCCAAAAATGGGCGTGCGATAAATCAATAACCACGGTATCTACCACTTCTTTAAAATCAAACCCATCAACAAATTTATCTACCGATGCAAAGAATATCTGTCCAGTGACTTGATAAGTACGCACTTGCTGCTCTGTTTGGGTGTTTTTGATAACCATAAAGCGGCTGATCTTGTGCGCAAAAAAGAGCGCTGACAACAATACACCCACAAATACACCAATGGCTAAGTTATGGGTACCGACAACAGTAATAACCGTCGCTATCATCACAATACTGGTTGATATCGGGTGCGAGCGAAGATCTTTAATCGAGCTCCACGAGAACGTACCAATCGACACCATGATCATCACAGCAACTAAAGCCGCCATTGGAATTTGCTTGAGCTCATCGCCTAAGAAAACCACCATGATCAGCAAGAATACACCCGCTGAAAAACTCGATAGTCGACCACGACCACCGGATTTAATGTTAATGATTGATTGACCGATCATGGCGCAACCAGCCATACCACCCATTAAACCAGCGCCGATATTAGCAATACCTTGTGCTTTACATTCACGGTTACGATCACTTTTAGTATCCGTTAAATCATCGACAATCGTCGCTGTCATCATCGACTCTAAAAGCCCGACCACAGACAGACCCAACGCATAAGGTAAGATGATCCACAACGTATCTAAAGTAAGCGGTACTTCAGGCCATAAGAAGATAGGTAAGGCATCAGGTAATTCCCCCATATCACCAACGGTGCGGATATCTAAGCCAATCACTTGTGATAATACAGTCAGGAAAATGATACACACTAGAGGCGAAGGAATACTTTTACCAATAACGGGGATATACGGGAATAGATAGATGATACCTAAGCCACCCGCCGTCATTGCATAGACATGCCAAGTCACATTGGTTAATTCAGGTAACTGCGCCATAAAGATTAAAATCGCTAGTGCATTCACAAAACCCGTAACCACTGAACGTGAGACAAAGCGCATTAAACTGCCCAGCTGTAAATAACCTGCGAGTATTTGCAATAGGCCAGTTAGCAAGGTCGCTGCAAGCAAATATTCTAGACCGTGCTCTTTCACCAGCGTCACCATCAACAGTGCCATGGCACCCGTCGCAGCAGAGATCATACCTGGTCTGCCACCTGTGATCGCCACGATAGTCGCGATACAGAACGACGCATACAAACCCACTTTAGGGTCGACGCCGGCAATAATAGAAAATGCGATAGCTTCAGGGATCAGTGCTAACGCAACAACAATACCAGCGAGTATATCGCCTTTAATATTACCTAACCAATCTTGTTTGTTTGACAAAAAAATCATACTTGTCCTTTTTCAGGCGCATCGATTACCCACGAGAGTTCGTAGCGATACGCGGATATTATGTTTAGATCAG from Moritella marina ATCC 15381 encodes the following:
- the lpxL gene encoding LpxL/LpxP family Kdo(2)-lipid IV(A) lauroyl/palmitoleoyl acyltransferase, whose translation is MIEKAQFSNHLFHPKFWLLWFFAGLVRLTLLLPLDKQMKMGASIGRLIKKLISRRVKIAQRNLELCFPDMPAAEQAQLLDRNVEEIGKAIFDIANAWWWSDEKVQRHMTIKGQEHIDKTLSEGHGIVLFAVHCLPLEMGARIFGQFHPGVGVYRPHKNPAMEYMQVKGRLRSNKALVPKRDLRQMVRCLRKSDVIWYTADQDFGRSSATFVPFFAVPDAATITGASTLARLGKAKVLPFSVVRNADDKGYTIEILPPLEDFPSKDEVADTKRGNAIIEQIINKERAQYMWLHRRFKTRPDPDSPSVYK
- a CDS encoding DUF5993 family protein, which translates into the protein MMTLIFGLYLVSMLLALKGKREWSFYSFALSLVVSAFWLSHHATDALEILL
- a CDS encoding SulP family inorganic anion transporter, giving the protein MIFLSNKQDWLGNIKGDILAGIVVALALIPEAIAFSIIAGVDPKVGLYASFCIATIVAITGGRPGMISAATGAMALLMVTLVKEHGLEYLLAATLLTGLLQILAGYLQLGSLMRFVSRSVVTGFVNALAILIFMAQLPELTNVTWHVYAMTAGGLGIIYLFPYIPVIGKSIPSPLVCIIFLTVLSQVIGLDIRTVGDMGELPDALPIFLWPEVPLTLDTLWIILPYALGLSVVGLLESMMTATIVDDLTDTKSDRNRECKAQGIANIGAGLMGGMAGCAMIGQSIINIKSGGRGRLSSFSAGVFLLIMVVFLGDELKQIPMAALVAVMIMVSIGTFSWSSIKDLRSHPISTSIVMIATVITVVGTHNLAIGVFVGVLLSALFFAHKISRFMVIKNTQTEQQVRTYQVTGQIFFASVDKFVDGFDFKEVVDTVVIDLSHAHFWDISAVGALDKVVIKFRREGATVNIVGMSDATATVIDKFAIHNDPAAVEKMMAGH
- a CDS encoding SgrR family transcriptional regulator, which produces MLPVLNNDKKMLYYARLTKLGEKQEIAITLQDVAEVMFTSTRHCRTQLNELRDLGWLEWTPKAGRNQRSTLCLHYAIDELKAELAQQLIAIGKYEKALALIDHDQVLFGRLLQNTSGAVQREGRLHIQLTYGRSFAALLPHIALRNSERFLLRQVYCCLVQCDKDGIITPQLAHHWVYNAEQLRWRFYLRPALTFHDGSTINAEQVAELFNRLKRLPTYNTELAHVSHITAINPLCIDVQLDQPDPGLAGLLADVKYSIQPYFQLQSQLQSHLHAYPNSQSNSAKAIVGSGAFRVQEHTQQYLRLQAYDNYYSHRALTDTVTIWQVTPPQTNAPCTTEIQANVVQKTSQIRSNYAANGLIQGSSLEQVSSLEQEIDNQAQKSRIEYGCLLAMINSRANLSLLQRKYLSQLLTADKLMAELKRSDNPIEAIPAYNLLSSWLKVISIGTAEQPLPSKLTIAIFEHHTLKECAQAMVKLLKQADIECEVNVYSFEELVQKASTNNLTEDLILISLDLDDNLPTSVFHWMLSNAILNQSLSAEASDWLQTKLINIRQQQQLTNYLTELESISTAMITEHWMIPMLHHKQTLYFQGVLKGVSINVWGWPDIQDVWSEELINI
- a CDS encoding disulfide bond formation protein B; this encodes MTNNLSRQLNALGALALSIVLGYAFYSQIVEDILACPLCLLQRVGFIAVLFGLFCNVIFGPRMVHYSGMIISAIFGAAVALRQMSLHVIPGTPGYGAPFLGMHFYTWAFITFVIIIFGTAIMMAFSAQYEKVKYIPFSMQGNIAKIAIIMVLLVTAANMLNAFAECGPFECPGDPVSYWLFR
- a CDS encoding threonine aldolase family protein, with the protein product MQNECKFVLPGNHQPEPAEVFETMALWCREHNVKHDVYGEGELIQGFEQKVADLLGFEAGLFVITGTMTQPTALQLACQSRHCFNVALHQSSHITLWESQGYQMQNRFNALPVGSPYTPWLVDDLKRIPDKLGAVLYELPMREIGGQLPAFDALNEIKTYCREQDIHLHMDGARLWEAAAYYEKSYQEIAQGFNSAYVSLYKGVNGLGGSLLLGDKDFIAEASVWMHRQGGSVYQRSPYVIAAAMQFDERLAAMPALFQRTKTLYQMLSECNHITANPRAPQANMLHLHLPLSKADASELRDMLAKEYSIWIGNPKQSALPNQSYLEWYVGDNLLNMDDDILRQVLEQINTLIAAKN
- a CDS encoding universal stress protein, with product MKKIIAGIDGSKLAQAVCDTAIWASKRLGNGIVFLHSIEKKPQHGADDFSGTIGLGARSALLNQMTELDEQRGKMAIQLGNEMLGHAVDRANSAGLTDIEPLQRHGDFVEALVGLETDARLMVVGRSGNGHQDDFKALGSHIETLIRQVHTPIVIAPQDFTEPTNFMLAYDGCETADKAVQRIIEGGLLKGMTCHLVTVENSDKAQKQKFEQAQARLTAEGFDVMATYLKGDISTVLMDYKQRNEIQLVVMGAFAHSKVRNFFLGSNTIRMIENSRVPLIVLR